A region from the Manihot esculenta cultivar AM560-2 chromosome 13, M.esculenta_v8, whole genome shotgun sequence genome encodes:
- the LOC110629828 gene encoding polyadenylate-binding protein 2 — translation MAQVQVQPQSPVSASNGVASNGVNQFVSTSLYVGDLDHTVTETQLYDLFNQLGQVVSVRVCRDLTTRRSLGYGYVNYSNVHDAARALEVLNFTPINGKTIRIMYSHRDPTIRKSGAGNIFIKNLDKAIDNKALHDTFSTFGNILSCKVVTDSSGQSLGYGFVQFDNEESAKNAIDKLNGMLLNDKQVYVGPFLRKQERESVMDKTKFNNVFVKNFSETTAEEDLKKIFGEYGTITSVVVMRDGDGKSKCFGFVNFENPDDAARAVEALNEKTFDDKEWYVGKAQKKSERENELKGRFEQTLKETVDRFEGLNLYVKNLDDTITDDKLKELFSEFGTITSCKVMRDPNGVSRGSGFVAFSTAEEASRALAEMNGKMIVSKPLYVALAQRKEERRARLQAQFSQMRPAAMPPTVGPRMPIYPPGTPGIGQQLFYGQGPPAIVPPQPGLGYQQQLVPGMRPNFFVPMVQPSQQAQRPGGRRPGAGPVQPQQPLPLMQPQMLPRGRVYRYPPGRNMPDVPMAGIPGGMLPVPYDVGGMPFRDAAFSQPMQAGALATALANATPEQQRTLLGENLYPLVDQLEHENAAKVTGMLLEMDQTEVLHLLESPEALKAKVAEAMDVLRSVQQQQQVNSPDDRMASLSLNDNLVS, via the exons ATGGCTCAGGTTCAGGTTCAACCACAGTCTCCAGTTTCTGCTTCAAATGGGGTGGCAAGCAATGGAGTGAACCAGTTCGTCTCGACCTCGTTGTATGTTGGGGATCTTGACCACACTGTGACCGAAACTCAGCTCTATGATTTGTTTAATCAGCTGGGTCAGGTCGTATCTGTCCGGGTCTGCAGGGACTTGACCACTAGAAGGTCCCTTGGCTATGGCTATGTCAATTATAGCAATGTCCATGATG CGGCACGGGCATTAGAGGTACTGAATTTTACTCCCATCAATGGCAAGACTATTAGGATAATGTATTCTCATCGTGATCCCACTATTCGTAAAAGTGGTGCTGGAAATATATTTATCAAG AATTTGGACAAGGCAATTGACAACAAAGCTCTACATGACACTTTTTCCACATTTGGGAATATTTTATCTTGCAAAGTAGTAACTGACTCTTCAGGTCAGTCTTTAGGATATGGTTTTGTACAGTTTGATAACGAGGAGTCTGCAAAAAATGCAATTGATAAATTGAATGGCATGTTACTGAATGACAAGCAAGTTTATGTGGGACCTTTCCTCCGCAAACAGGAAAGAGAGTCTGTTATGGACAAGACAAAATTCAATAATGTTTTTGTAAAGAATTTTTCTGAGACAACAGCTGAGGAGGATTTGAAGAAGATTTTTGGTGAATATGGAACTATTACTAGTGTTGTAGTTATGAGAGATGGTGACGGAAAGTCCAAATGTTTTGGATTTGTAAATTTTGAGAATCCTGATGATGCAGCTCGGGCTGTCGAGGCCCTTAATGAGAAAACATTTGATGATAAGGAGTGGTATGTTGGGAAAGCGCAGAAAAAATCTGAAAGAGAAAATGAATTAAAAGGGCGGTTTGAGCAAACTTTGAAGGAGACAGTTGACAGATTTGAAGGATTGAATCTATATGTCAAGAACCTAGATGATACTATCACTGACGATAAACTGAAGGAATTATTCTCAGAATTTGGTACAATTACTTCATGCAAG GTTATGCGTGATCCAAATGGTGTAAGTAGAGGTTCAGGCTTTGTTGCCTTCTCAACTGCTGAAGAAGCATCACGAGCT CTTGCAGAGATGAATGGTAAAATGATAGTTAGCAAACCATTATATGTTGCACTTGCACAAAGAAAAGAAGAACGAAGAGCAAGGTTGCAG GCACAATTTTCACAAATGCGTCCTGCTGCAATGCCACCTACAGTTGGCCCTCGTATGCCTATCTATCCCCCTGGAACTCCAGGTATCGGACAACAACTATTCTATGGTCAAGGCCCCCCTGCTATCGTCCCTCCCCAG CCTGGGCTTGGGTATCAGCAGCAACTGGTTCCTGGAATGAGGCCAAATTTTTTTGTTCCAATGGTCCAACCAAGTCAGCAGGCTCAGCGCCCAGGTGGCCGGAGACCTGGAGCAGGGCCAGTGCAACCTCAGCAACCACTTCCCCTGATGCAGCCACAG ATGCTTCCTAGGGGCCGTGTTTATCGTTACCCTCCTGGCCGCAATATGCCTGATGTTCCCATGGCTGGTATCCCTGGAGGCATGCTTCCTGTTCCTTATGATGTGGGGGGAATGCCATTCAGAGATGCTGCATTTTCACAGCCTATGCAGGCTGGGGCTTTGGCCACTGCCCTTGCTAATGCCACACCTGAACAACAGAGGACG TTGCTTGGGGAAAATTTATATCCACTTGTGGACCAGTTGGAGCATGAAAATGCTGCTAAGGTGACGGGCATGCTTCTAGAGATGGACCAGACAGAGGTTTTGCACTTACTGGAGTCACCAGAAGCCCTGAAGGCCAAAGTTGCTGAGGCCATGGATGTGCTTAGAAGTgttcagcagcagcagcaggttAATAGTCCTGATGATCGAATGGCCTCGCTTTCCCTAAATGACAACCTTGTTTCTTAA